The Brachyhypopomus gauderio isolate BG-103 chromosome 2, BGAUD_0.2, whole genome shotgun sequence genome contains a region encoding:
- the LOC143508585 gene encoding uncharacterized protein LOC143508585: protein MTDFRGALFTCLRRVRAACRILKCLGRDPSGALFTCLRRVRAACRILKCLGRDPSENCDLKLSVEETCPHQSSVRPWAFPNRQDDRTSIPSSEQPPQRTQHRHSGGVTPD, encoded by the exons ATGACTGATTTTAGAG GTGCCTTGTTCACTTGCCTTCGACGTGTCCGTGCTGCCTGcaggattttaaaatgtcttGGCAGGGATCCTTCAG GTGCCTTGTTCACTTGCCTTCGACGTGTCCGTGCTGCCTGcaggattttaaaatgtcttGGCAGGGATCCTTCAG AGAATTGTGACCTGAAGCTTTCTGTGGAGGAAACGTGTCCCCATCAAAGTTCTGTCCGTCCCTGGGCTTTTCCGAACCGTCAGGATGACAGAACGTCCATCCCTTCTTCAGAACAGCCTCCCCAGCGCACACAACACCGGCACTCTG GTGGAGTGACTCCGGATTAA